The Candidatus Nanopelagicales bacterium genomic sequence GCAGGCATGGCAAGCACAGAACCGGCTACAGAGTCAGTCATAGATGACTGGCACATTTGGGTCTCACATGCAGTTCCGCCAAAGGAACTCATCTTTTCTTCGCTCTTTGCCATTGCGTTCATCGCTGCCGCGGCTGTCACGTTTGAAATCATTGGAGCTCTGCTCTCAGTAAGCCCAACCCGATCCGTGCTTGCCCGGTACCGTCCCAAGACGCGGACGCAAGCAACCAAGGGTGCTCGCGTTCGAGTAACTGTTTTGATTCCTGCTCATAATGAAGAATCCTCGTTACCTGTAACTCTTTCTGCACTCGAATTGCAAACGCGCAAACCTGATCGAGTCATCGTTGTCAGTGATAACAGCTCCGATCTGACGTCAACTATTCCGGTTCAGTTTGGGTATGAGTGTTTTGAGACGCATGGAAACGAACATAAGAAGGGCGGTGCGCTCAACCAAGTCCTCGCTCAAGTGCTTCCTGAATCTGAGCCAATTGACGTTATTTTGGTTATGGACGCTGACACATCGCTTGGTTCCAGATTTATTGAAGTTGCTGCGAAACAACTAGAAGACGACCCTGAGTTGACTGCTGTTGGTGGAGTTTTCTTCGGTGAAAATGGTCATGGACTTATAGGCCAATTCCAGCGCAATGAGTATGCGCGCTATTCGCTGCAGATTCGGAATCGACGTGGGCGGGTATTCGTTCTTACCGGGACAGCGACGATGTTTAGAGCAGAAGCGCTTCTCGATATTGCGGCAGCGCGAGGTGTATACATACCTGGAGAACCAGGTCGTGTGTACGACACAGCTGCGCTCACTGAAGACAACGAACTTACCTTGGCGTTGAAATCCTTAGGCGCAACCATGACTTCGCCACGCGAGTGCACCGTTACAACCGAATTGATGCCTACCTGGCGCAATCTTTGGGTGCAACGTCAACGATGGCAACGAGGTGCACTTGAAAATCTCAGCGCTTATGGTTTTACGCGTGCGACATTGCGGTACTGGGGTCAACAGGTTGGTATTGGGTATGGCGCAGTAGCACTGAATGCGTCACTTGCTCTGATGTTCATCACTATATGTTCAGTCGATCATTGGATTTGGTTCCCCTTTTGGCTCGTCATAGGGCTGATCTTCGTCGCCGAGAGAGTCATCACCGCGTGGTCAGGCGGTTGGAAGGCTAGACTTCTTGCATTGGCGTTATTTCCTGAGCTCTTTTATGACGTCTATCTACAAGTTGTCTTTATTAAATGTCTCCTGGACATCTTTTTGCACAAAGAACCGCGGTGGGGTCACGTTCAACACTCGGAAATCGTGGATAACTCATGAACCACATCACCACAGGGTTTCTACTTCCCGAGAGCGTTCTTTCGAGTTCCTGGTTCATCGTGCTGGCAACTGCCGTCGCATTTAACACCATCATTTATCTTGGACTGACCCTGTCGAAATTAATTCCTTGGCCGCACCAAATTCACCCAGACAACGTCCGTCGCCTTTTGCGCAAAGACGCCAACGATGCACCAACTGAGGGCAACATGAACTTTCCTTCCGATTATGAACGTCCAGAAAGCGATGATCCATTTATCGCTTTACGCCTCAGGCTTACGCGTTCCGGTATCCAGCAGGGGTTTGCACTCATCGGCGGACTCATTTTGATGCTGTCAATTTTGACGCTCGTGTTTGTGCCACAAGCCAGTTGGGTTGAACATATATTCACGTTCGGTATAGGTGCGATATTTCTTGGTCTTGGTCTTGTTGCTACACACCGGGCCGCTAAAACCTCGACTCTGATTTGGATCTGGTCTTTGGCAGCACTGGCGTTGAGCGCATTGATGCTGTGGCTCACTATTCGTAACGAGAACACGGCCACATTGGCGTATCTTTTAGTCATTCTTGTCGGGCTTCCTCAAGTTACTTTGAGATGGAAATCTTTCTTTCTCACATGTGCATTGATCTATGCGATGCTCGTCATCGGAACGGAATCTATAGATACGCAATATGACGTTCAATGGTTGTTTGCGGGACTCGCTGCGATTACGACTGGTGGTGTGCTCATGCGCCTACGTATGGCGGCCGTGACCTCAATTGTGGAGGAAGCGCAACGAGCCGATTTCGTTGCAACCACCGATCCGCTGACTGGGGTCTTAACTCGTCAAGGAATCTCCACGCTACTTCCAGGCCTAGGATCCTTGGCGCAGCGAAATGATCAATTAGTTGCTGTTGCTTTTGTGGATGTAGATGACCTGCAACGCACGAACACTGAATACGGCTTGAATTTCGGAGACG encodes the following:
- a CDS encoding GGDEF domain-containing protein, encoding MNHITTGFLLPESVLSSSWFIVLATAVAFNTIIYLGLTLSKLIPWPHQIHPDNVRRLLRKDANDAPTEGNMNFPSDYERPESDDPFIALRLRLTRSGIQQGFALIGGLILMLSILTLVFVPQASWVEHIFTFGIGAIFLGLGLVATHRAAKTSTLIWIWSLAALALSALMLWLTIRNENTATLAYLLVILVGLPQVTLRWKSFFLTCALIYAMLVIGTESIDTQYDVQWLFAGLAAITTGGVLMRLRMAAVTSIVEEAQRADFVATTDPLTGVLTRQGISTLLPGLGSLAQRNDQLVAVAFVDVDDLQRTNTEYGLNFGDDILRAVAKAIQDTVRKSDYVARWDGDAFLVAGMSNQVPPAKLFKERIEAKIDESGINLGKRPTTVTVRTTAGSPQSLTFDELLEQVQNHPTIAVDQ
- a CDS encoding glycosyltransferase family 2 protein, which translates into the protein MTQQARPFAVAPTPPRHSQAIDVTYGRLVVGVVFSAIFTVTCLAAAIGEFFAGMASTEPATESVIDDWHIWVSHAVPPKELIFSSLFAIAFIAAAAVTFEIIGALLSVSPTRSVLARYRPKTRTQATKGARVRVTVLIPAHNEESSLPVTLSALELQTRKPDRVIVVSDNSSDLTSTIPVQFGYECFETHGNEHKKGGALNQVLAQVLPESEPIDVILVMDADTSLGSRFIEVAAKQLEDDPELTAVGGVFFGENGHGLIGQFQRNEYARYSLQIRNRRGRVFVLTGTATMFRAEALLDIAAARGVYIPGEPGRVYDTAALTEDNELTLALKSLGATMTSPRECTVTTELMPTWRNLWVQRQRWQRGALENLSAYGFTRATLRYWGQQVGIGYGAVALNASLALMFITICSVDHWIWFPFWLVIGLIFVAERVITAWSGGWKARLLALALFPELFYDVYLQVVFIKCLLDIFLHKEPRWGHVQHSEIVDNS